Part of the Kamptonema formosum PCC 6407 genome, ACTGCAAACTCATATAAGCATTCAAATCTTCCAAGCTGTAACTAGCTGAGAGCAATAATTGACCTATGAGCTTTTCTGCTTCTACTGTGAGGCGGCCAGTGGTCAGAGCTTGTTGGGCAATTTCGCGGATGGGAATCATGGGAAAACCTGCTTTTGCTTTACATAATCAGTATCAAGGTTTTCCCTGCCTAGCTCAGTGATGCAAATTTCCTGTCTCTGTGATGATTTGAGTGCTGCATAGTGATTCGGCATCCAGAAAGCTGTGACATCGATCGCTAGCAGCATATCTATCCATGCCTGATGCTGACACGGATACTAGGATTGAATGAAGAAGATTTTGGTTTTCCTAGCATCCACACGACCTAAGCGATGGGTTTCCGTTTTCGAGCGTTTTAGGAACCTAATAGGTATAAAACATCTCCTGAAGTTTTTGCGGATCGCTGGTAATTGTCAAACCTAGCATTAACAGAAGGCGAGCTTTTTGAGGAGTCAAATTATCCGTAACAATAAAGCCATTTTCATCATCTTTCTCTTCCCCATTTCGCACCACTCGTCCTGCACCCGTGCGCGAACTCCGCGCAATAATTATCCCTTTTTTGCTGGCTGCGATCGCGGCTGGCTCCAACTGCACAGAAATACTGCCATCCCCAACTCCTGCATAGACAATGCCTTTTGCACCATCGGCGATCGCAGCATTGAGCATAACGGGGCGGTTGTTGCCATAGCCATAGATAATGTCAACTTGCGGCAATGAAGTGAGGGTGTTGACTTCAAAGGGAGTTGCTACGGTGTGTTTGCGAATCGGCATTCTATAGAAGTAAGGTTTGCCCAACTCAACATAGCCCAAATAACCCATATCATGCGCCTGAAAGGTGTTAAGGCTAGTAGTGTTCGTTTTCGTTACTTCGCGTGCCGCCGAAATTTGGTCGTTAAGGCTGACAAACACGCCTTTGCCGACTGCTTCGGGACTGCCCGCGATCGCCACCGCATTATACAAATTCAGAGGCCCATCGGCACTGAGAGCCGTAGCCGGTCGCATCGCTCCCACCACCACCACAGGCTTTCTACTCTTGGTAACTAAGTTGAGGAAATAGGCAGTTTCTTCGAGCGTATCTGTCCCGTGAGTAATTACCACCCCATTGACATCAGGCTGTGCCAAAACTTCGTTAACGCGCTTAGCAATTTTTAGTAAGCCTTCGTTAGTCATGTTTTCGCTAGCAATTTGCAGCACCTGCTCGCCTGTAATATTGGCAATATTTTTTAGCTCTGGTATGGCTGAGATTAGACTTTCAACGGGCAGCTTTGCAGCCTGATACCCTACAGTTGTAGTAGAAGTTGCACCTGTGCCGGCGATCGTTCCTCCAGTCGCCAGCAGCACAACTTTGGGTAAGCGGGGCGATGGTGCGGGTGTGCTCGCAGGCGCAGGAGATTGAGCAATGGTTGGGGTGACAGGCGCGATCGCTAGAACTTGAGGGGCAGATGGCGATCGAGAGTTGGCGATCGCGGGCAGGATCGTTAGACAACAGATAGTCAGCGCTGCCAATAAAGCAGGAATAATTTGCTTTTTATTCATAAAAAATCCCCTGAGATTGGTTTAGTCTCTGGAACGACAGAGCCAGCATAGCCCGTCTGTTTATATGACTTGGTATTCTTAGGAACTTTATGAGTTGGTCAATCTACCAAATGATGTTCCATTGCAAAGCGAACCAACTCAGCACGGTTAGTGCGATCGCTTTTCCTCAACAAACTGCTAACATACTTTTCCACAGTGCGATGACTCAGATGAAGGCGATCGCCAATCTGAGCATTAGAAAGCCCATCTGTCAATAGCTGCAAAACATCTTTTTCTCGCTGAGTCAAACTCAGAGACTTCTCAGTAATATCTGAGTCTCCCCCGCCCCCCCGCTCCCCCGCTCCCTCGCTCCCCCGCTCCCCTGCCCCCCCGCTCCCCT contains:
- a CDS encoding asparaginase; this translates as MNKKQIIPALLAALTICCLTILPAIANSRSPSAPQVLAIAPVTPTIAQSPAPASTPAPSPRLPKVVLLATGGTIAGTGATSTTTVGYQAAKLPVESLISAIPELKNIANITGEQVLQIASENMTNEGLLKIAKRVNEVLAQPDVNGVVITHGTDTLEETAYFLNLVTKSRKPVVVVGAMRPATALSADGPLNLYNAVAIAGSPEAVGKGVFVSLNDQISAAREVTKTNTTSLNTFQAHDMGYLGYVELGKPYFYRMPIRKHTVATPFEVNTLTSLPQVDIIYGYGNNRPVMLNAAIADGAKGIVYAGVGDGSISVQLEPAAIAASKKGIIIARSSRTGAGRVVRNGEEKDDENGFIVTDNLTPQKARLLLMLGLTITSDPQKLQEMFYTY